The following are encoded in a window of Kaistia algarum genomic DNA:
- a CDS encoding amidase, whose amino-acid sequence MRDTLDPADGATLAASIRSGATSAVAALEAALDRAEAAKAYGAISHLAADLGRAQAEAIDKGIKSRPKLYGLKPFPGVPFLMKDLGVAAAGLPIVLASASVPSVPPEKDDELARRFKAGGLVPFGITTVPEFGLAIWSEPAIGPIARNPLDPTRTPGGSSGGAGAAVASGIVALAHASDAGGSTRVPAACCGLVGLKATRGATPGGPDFSNHIGGIAAELVVSRSLRDTALALDHFSGHAEGYFPDPDLDGPVAPRLDEPVQPLRIGLCLDVIDGKAIEPARREAVQHAADVLAAAGHSILPLDPARLAPLVRNASLVFDVIISTNLARNMPDLAKVERLSAAVARRGLAMTARDYQQAEVVAVRTAHALWRLFDEFDVILTPMLSGPPLKIGAYPFDHDDVELQWRRMSDFAPYAMLANIAGTPALSVPHGRDSDGLPLPVQLIGPMASDGLLLRLARMLQRAVPWSFATTIAGLPDDRP is encoded by the coding sequence TTGAGAGACACCCTGGATCCCGCCGATGGCGCCACGCTGGCTGCCTCAATCCGCTCCGGTGCGACATCGGCCGTCGCCGCGCTCGAAGCGGCGCTCGACCGCGCCGAGGCCGCCAAGGCCTATGGCGCCATTTCTCATCTCGCCGCCGATCTCGGCCGCGCCCAGGCGGAGGCGATCGACAAAGGCATCAAGTCCCGGCCAAAGCTCTATGGGTTGAAGCCGTTTCCCGGCGTTCCCTTCCTCATGAAGGATCTCGGCGTCGCCGCGGCCGGTCTGCCCATCGTGCTGGCCTCGGCATCGGTGCCGAGCGTCCCGCCGGAGAAGGACGACGAACTTGCCCGCCGGTTCAAGGCCGGCGGATTGGTGCCGTTCGGCATCACCACCGTTCCCGAATTCGGCCTCGCGATTTGGAGCGAACCGGCGATCGGGCCGATCGCGCGCAATCCGCTGGACCCGACGCGGACGCCGGGCGGCTCTTCCGGCGGCGCGGGTGCGGCGGTCGCCTCCGGAATCGTGGCGCTGGCGCATGCCTCCGACGCGGGCGGCTCGACCCGCGTGCCGGCCGCCTGCTGCGGTCTCGTCGGCTTGAAGGCGACGCGCGGCGCCACACCGGGCGGTCCCGATTTCAGCAATCATATCGGCGGGATCGCCGCCGAACTTGTCGTCAGCCGCTCGCTGCGCGACACGGCCTTGGCGCTCGACCATTTCTCCGGCCATGCCGAAGGCTATTTCCCCGATCCCGATCTCGACGGCCCGGTCGCGCCCAGACTGGATGAGCCGGTCCAACCGCTTCGCATCGGACTTTGCCTCGACGTCATCGACGGCAAGGCGATCGAGCCGGCGCGGCGCGAAGCGGTCCAGCATGCCGCCGATGTCCTCGCCGCCGCCGGTCACAGCATCCTGCCGCTGGACCCGGCCCGGCTGGCGCCGCTGGTGAGGAACGCCTCGCTCGTCTTCGACGTCATCATCTCGACCAACCTCGCCCGCAACATGCCGGACCTTGCCAAGGTCGAGCGGCTTTCGGCGGCCGTCGCACGGCGGGGGCTGGCGATGACCGCCCGCGACTATCAGCAGGCCGAAGTCGTCGCAGTGCGCACCGCCCACGCGCTGTGGCGGCTGTTCGACGAATTCGACGTCATCCTGACGCCGATGCTCTCCGGACCCCCGCTGAAGATCGGCGCCTATCCCTTCGACCATGACGATGTCGAACTGCAATGGCGGCGGATGAGCGATTTCGCGCCCTATGCCATGCTGGCCAACATCGCCGGTACGCCGGCCCTCAGCGTGCCGCATGGCCGGGACAGCGACGGCCTGCCCCTCCCCGTCCAGCTCATCGGGCCGATGGCCAGCGACGGCCTGCTGCTGCGCCTCGCCCGAATGCTGCAGCGCGCCGTACCCTGGTCGTTTGCGACGACGATCGCGGGGCTGCCGGACGATCGTCCGTGA
- a CDS encoding ABC transporter ATP-binding protein, producing MNPPVLQLKGITKRFGPLVANDDVSLELRQGELLALLGENGAGKTTLMNILFGHYTADAGTVTAFGRELPPGRPRAAIEAGIGMVHQHFALAANLSVIENVIAGTERLFSFGLDKRKARAKLAALSERFGLAVHPDARLGDLSVGERQRVEILKSLYRDARVLILDEPTAVLTHQEAEKLYATLRGMANEGLSLIFISHKLHEVLAAADRVVVLRGGKVVAERKAGETSREELAELMVGRRVARPHRDPQAPGDIALKAAGVSVMAGGVRQLSEVSFEVRAGETLAVIGVSGNGQSALGRLVSGLAVPSSGRLEFFGEAVEAISPRDFVERGIGRIPEDRNADGAIGEMAIWENAVLERIGEPRFSTRGLVRRGEGRHFASEIIRRFDVRGGGPDTATRLLSGGNMQKLILGRNLVNSPRILIAAQPTRGLDEGAVAAVHAEILAARRAGTAVLLISEDLDEVLQLADRVQAIVKGRLSPPIPVAEADPRRLGLMMAGVWEEAA from the coding sequence GTGAACCCTCCTGTGCTCCAGCTCAAGGGCATTACGAAGCGCTTCGGTCCGCTGGTTGCCAATGACGACGTCTCGCTGGAACTTCGGCAGGGCGAATTGCTGGCCCTGCTCGGCGAGAACGGTGCCGGCAAGACGACGCTGATGAACATCCTGTTCGGCCACTACACCGCCGATGCGGGGACCGTCACCGCCTTCGGCCGCGAATTGCCGCCGGGCCGGCCCCGCGCCGCGATCGAGGCCGGCATCGGCATGGTGCACCAGCATTTCGCGCTGGCCGCCAATCTCTCGGTCATCGAGAACGTCATCGCCGGGACGGAACGGCTCTTTTCCTTCGGGCTCGACAAGCGCAAGGCACGCGCCAAACTGGCGGCATTGTCGGAGCGCTTCGGCCTCGCCGTCCATCCCGATGCCCGCCTCGGCGATCTCTCGGTCGGGGAACGCCAGCGCGTCGAAATCCTGAAATCGCTCTATCGCGACGCCAGGGTGCTGATCCTCGACGAGCCGACCGCCGTCCTCACCCACCAGGAGGCCGAGAAGCTCTATGCGACGCTGCGCGGCATGGCCAATGAAGGCCTGTCGCTGATCTTCATCTCGCACAAGCTGCACGAAGTCCTGGCCGCCGCCGACCGCGTCGTGGTGTTGCGCGGCGGCAAGGTCGTCGCCGAGCGCAAGGCGGGCGAGACCAGCCGCGAGGAACTGGCCGAACTGATGGTCGGCCGCCGCGTCGCCCGCCCGCATCGCGACCCACAGGCGCCGGGCGACATCGCGCTGAAGGCCGCCGGTGTCAGCGTCATGGCCGGCGGCGTCCGCCAGCTCTCCGAGGTGAGTTTCGAGGTGCGCGCCGGTGAAACGCTGGCCGTGATCGGTGTTTCCGGCAATGGCCAGTCGGCGCTGGGCCGGCTCGTCTCGGGCCTGGCCGTGCCGTCTTCCGGGCGGCTGGAATTCTTTGGCGAAGCCGTCGAGGCCATCTCGCCGCGCGATTTCGTCGAGCGCGGTATTGGCCGCATCCCGGAGGACCGCAACGCCGATGGCGCCATCGGCGAAATGGCGATCTGGGAGAACGCCGTGCTGGAGCGCATCGGCGAGCCCCGCTTCTCCACGCGCGGCCTCGTCCGCCGCGGCGAGGGGCGACATTTTGCGAGCGAGATCATCCGCCGCTTCGACGTGCGCGGTGGCGGACCCGATACCGCGACGCGGCTGCTGTCGGGCGGCAACATGCAGAAGCTGATTCTCGGTCGCAATCTGGTCAATTCGCCGCGCATCCTGATCGCGGCGCAGCCGACGCGCGGCCTCGACGAAGGCGCGGTTGCTGCGGTCCACGCCGAAATCCTCGCCGCCCGCCGAGCTGGCACCGCGGTCCTGCTGATCTCGGAAGACCTCGACGAAGTATTGCAACTCGCCGACCGGGTGCAGGCGATCGTCAAGGGCCGCCTGTCGCCGCCGATTCCCGTGGCGGAGGCCGACCCTCGCCGGCTCGGGCTGATGATGGCCGGCGTCTGGGAGGAGGCGGCCTGA
- a CDS encoding ABC transporter permease, with protein sequence MRLERRAHVPLSLVVAAPVGAVLAALVLAGILIAIAGAPVLEAYQRMFIGAFGSKLSITETLTRTTPLILTGLAAAVAFRARLWNIGAEGQFYVGALATAALGSKYGLHLPPIAGIPLLMLAGAAAGAVLLLIPLALRLRFGVDEVVTTLLLNFVALLFVSMMIEGPLKDPLAFGWPQSVPILADAALPKLVPRSRLHIGLLIAIGLAIVLWLVQARTRFGLESRAAGLNPQAARFAGVSITGILVRVACLSGGLAGLAGAIEVLGVKAYVTIDLSPGFGYTGIVVAMLAGLHPLGVILAAVFVATMFVGADGMSRAMGVPSFIADVIVSLSLLTMLVALFLASYRVRR encoded by the coding sequence ATGCGGCTCGAACGGCGCGCCCATGTCCCGCTCTCCCTCGTCGTCGCGGCGCCTGTCGGCGCCGTCCTCGCGGCGCTCGTCTTGGCCGGCATCCTGATCGCCATTGCGGGGGCGCCGGTGCTGGAAGCCTATCAGCGCATGTTCATCGGCGCCTTCGGCTCCAAGCTGTCGATCACCGAAACGCTGACGCGCACGACGCCGCTCATCCTGACCGGGCTTGCGGCAGCCGTCGCCTTCCGCGCCCGGCTCTGGAATATCGGCGCCGAGGGCCAGTTCTATGTCGGCGCGCTCGCCACCGCCGCGCTCGGCTCGAAATATGGCCTGCACCTGCCGCCGATCGCCGGTATCCCGCTGCTCATGCTGGCCGGCGCCGCCGCGGGCGCCGTGCTGCTGCTCATCCCGCTGGCATTGAGGCTGCGTTTCGGGGTCGACGAGGTGGTGACGACGCTGCTGCTCAATTTCGTCGCCCTGCTGTTCGTGTCGATGATGATCGAGGGACCGTTGAAGGACCCGCTCGCTTTCGGCTGGCCGCAATCGGTGCCGATCCTGGCCGATGCCGCCCTGCCGAAGCTGGTGCCGCGCTCGCGACTTCACATCGGATTGCTGATCGCCATCGGCCTCGCGATCGTGTTGTGGCTGGTCCAGGCCCGCACCCGTTTCGGCCTCGAGAGCCGCGCCGCCGGCCTCAATCCACAAGCCGCCCGCTTCGCCGGCGTCTCGATTACCGGCATATTGGTGCGCGTCGCCTGCCTTTCCGGCGGGCTCGCCGGGCTCGCCGGTGCGATCGAGGTGCTTGGCGTCAAGGCCTATGTGACGATCGACCTGTCGCCCGGCTTCGGCTATACCGGCATCGTCGTCGCCATGCTGGCAGGCCTGCATCCCCTCGGCGTCATTCTCGCGGCGGTCTTCGTCGCCACCATGTTCGTCGGCGCCGACGGCATGAGCCGGGCCATGGGCGTGCCGAGCTTCATCGCCGACGTCATCGTGTCGCTATCGCTGCTCACCATGCTGGTGGCGCTGTTCCTCGCCAGCTACCGGGTGCGGCGATGA
- a CDS encoding ABC transporter permease, producing MMDALDIFASAGLWAAVLRIATPLLFGTLGALICERAGVLNLGIEGIMTFGAMIGWMTVYQGGDLWLGILAAALGGAAFGLLHALLTVPLGLSQHVTGLGITLFASSLTYFIFRLSVPVSGSPPTIVPFQVLHIPGLSDLPFLGEALFNQTAPTYLAIALAIILAFALQRTPLGLAVRIVGENPHAAEAQGIDPIRVRIAAVVFGSALMGVGGAFLTLSAFNSFFPTMIQGRGWVCIALVVFASWRPERALLGALLFALFDAYQLRLQHVVGKAVPYQLFLMIPYLLSIAALLVMARRARVPQALMQPFRRGER from the coding sequence ATGATGGACGCGCTCGACATCTTCGCCAGCGCCGGGCTATGGGCCGCCGTCTTGCGGATCGCGACGCCGTTGCTGTTCGGCACGCTGGGAGCGCTGATCTGCGAGCGGGCCGGCGTGCTCAATCTCGGCATCGAGGGCATCATGACCTTCGGCGCCATGATCGGCTGGATGACGGTCTATCAAGGCGGCGATCTCTGGCTCGGCATCCTCGCGGCGGCGCTGGGCGGCGCGGCCTTTGGATTGCTGCATGCGCTGCTGACGGTGCCGCTTGGCCTGTCGCAGCATGTCACCGGGCTCGGCATCACGCTGTTCGCGTCGAGCCTGACCTATTTCATCTTCCGCCTGAGCGTGCCCGTCTCCGGCTCGCCACCGACCATCGTGCCGTTCCAGGTCCTCCATATCCCGGGGCTGTCGGACCTGCCCTTCCTGGGCGAGGCACTGTTCAACCAGACGGCGCCGACCTATCTGGCCATCGCGCTTGCGATTATCCTCGCCTTCGCGTTGCAGCGGACACCGCTCGGCCTTGCGGTGCGCATCGTCGGCGAAAATCCGCATGCGGCCGAAGCGCAGGGCATCGACCCGATCCGCGTTCGCATCGCGGCCGTCGTCTTCGGCAGCGCGCTGATGGGCGTCGGCGGCGCGTTCCTGACGCTCTCCGCCTTCAACTCCTTCTTCCCGACCATGATCCAGGGCCGCGGCTGGGTCTGCATTGCGCTCGTCGTCTTCGCCTCGTGGCGACCGGAGCGCGCGCTGCTTGGCGCCCTGCTCTTTGCGCTCTTCGACGCCTACCAGCTGCGCCTGCAGCATGTCGTCGGCAAGGCCGTGCCGTACCAGCTCTTCCTGATGATCCCCTATCTGCTCTCAATTGCCGCCCTGCTCGTCATGGCCCGCCGCGCCCGCGTGCCGCAGGCGCTGATGCAGCCATTCCGACGGGGCGAGCGGTAA
- a CDS encoding iron-containing alcohol dehydrogenase encodes MATITYLTQVEFGPGVLATLPATIEALGIKRPLLISDRGLAASGLLDRVKALLPAGTPAFLDVPPNPTEAAVRAATAMFNDGCDGLIAVGGGSSIDLAKGAALLSTHAGQLGSYAAIYGGIARIGPVPPLVAIPTTAGTGAEVGRAALLTLENGEKLGFISPHLIPKRAICDPELTLGLPPFLTAATGMDALSHGIEVYLSPRYNPPADAIAVDGAARIWRNIERAVADGSDLDARTEMLMGALQGGLGFQKGLGAVHALSHALGGLKSPSLHHGTLNAILLPPVLRFNAGTVPDRIARLAEAFGLPRDADLAAEVEALNRRIGIPAGLATLGVPESVLPMIVERALADHSHATNPRVASAEDYRAMLDAVMV; translated from the coding sequence TTGGCGACGATTACCTATCTGACGCAGGTCGAGTTCGGTCCCGGTGTCCTTGCGACGCTGCCGGCGACGATCGAGGCGCTCGGCATCAAGCGCCCGCTGCTTATTTCCGACCGGGGGTTGGCCGCGAGCGGGCTGCTCGACCGGGTGAAGGCATTGCTGCCGGCCGGGACGCCGGCCTTTCTCGACGTCCCGCCGAACCCGACCGAAGCGGCGGTTCGGGCCGCGACAGCGATGTTCAACGATGGCTGCGACGGCCTCATCGCCGTTGGCGGCGGCTCCTCGATCGATCTGGCCAAAGGCGCGGCGCTGCTGTCGACCCACGCCGGCCAACTTGGCTCTTATGCTGCGATCTATGGCGGCATCGCGCGGATTGGGCCTGTACCGCCACTGGTCGCGATCCCGACGACCGCCGGCACGGGTGCCGAGGTCGGCCGTGCGGCGTTGCTGACGCTGGAAAATGGCGAGAAGCTCGGCTTTATCTCGCCGCACCTAATTCCGAAACGCGCCATCTGTGACCCCGAGCTGACGCTCGGCCTGCCGCCGTTCCTGACGGCTGCTACCGGGATGGACGCGCTTTCGCACGGGATCGAGGTCTATCTGTCGCCCCGCTACAATCCGCCTGCCGACGCCATCGCGGTCGATGGCGCGGCCCGGATCTGGCGCAACATCGAGCGCGCTGTCGCAGACGGATCCGACCTCGACGCCCGCACCGAGATGCTGATGGGCGCGTTGCAGGGGGGGCTGGGTTTCCAGAAGGGCCTCGGTGCGGTGCATGCGCTGAGCCACGCGCTAGGCGGCCTCAAAAGCCCGAGCCTGCATCACGGCACGCTCAACGCCATCCTGCTGCCGCCGGTGTTGCGCTTCAATGCCGGGACGGTGCCGGATCGCATCGCCCGCCTTGCGGAGGCCTTTGGCTTGCCGAGGGACGCGGACCTAGCTGCCGAGGTCGAGGCGCTCAACCGCCGCATCGGCATTCCGGCGGGCTTGGCCACCCTCGGCGTTCCGGAAAGCGTGCTGCCGATGATCGTAGAGCGGGCACTTGCCGATCACAGCCACGCCACCAATCCAAGGGTCGCGAGCGCGGAAGATTATCGGGCGATGCTTGATGCGGTCATGGTCTGA
- a CDS encoding alpha/beta hydrolase → MFEEILVPSGVRSLPLDPKLQASVEERNRQPALGELPIAESKRRFLAARPLPAGGYGDGVVTEDRTIPGEGGPIPVRVYRDGAKEGPLPILVYFHGGGFVLGNLDSHDIVCRRFCRGQDLLVLSVDYRLAPEHPYPAATDDGWSALRFAASEGASIGGDPTRLALAGDSAGGMLAIATALRARDEGGPALRALVPFYPMMDLVAVGDYPSYRAFGDGSSGLTTRDVEWFVDLYCARERRHDAYASPALVEELAGLPPTYTVLAERDVLHDEGRAFAIRLGDLGRSSTLVEVAGVNHGFLSTDLGLDSVDLVFEGIHEWLGRRLAD, encoded by the coding sequence TTGTTCGAAGAGATCCTCGTCCCGAGCGGCGTCCGCTCGTTGCCGCTCGATCCGAAATTGCAGGCATCGGTCGAGGAGCGGAACCGCCAGCCGGCGCTTGGCGAGTTGCCGATCGCGGAAAGCAAGCGGCGCTTCCTCGCGGCGCGACCCCTGCCGGCCGGCGGCTATGGCGACGGCGTCGTTACCGAGGACCGGACGATTCCGGGCGAGGGCGGTCCGATACCCGTCCGCGTCTATCGCGACGGCGCCAAGGAGGGTCCGTTGCCGATCCTCGTCTATTTCCATGGCGGCGGTTTCGTGCTCGGCAATCTCGACTCGCATGACATCGTTTGCCGCCGCTTCTGCCGCGGGCAGGATCTTCTGGTGCTGTCCGTGGATTACCGCCTCGCGCCGGAACATCCCTATCCGGCGGCCACGGACGACGGCTGGTCCGCACTCCGCTTTGCGGCGAGCGAAGGCGCTTCGATCGGCGGCGATCCGACACGGCTGGCGCTGGCCGGTGACAGTGCCGGTGGCATGCTCGCGATTGCGACCGCGTTGCGGGCCCGCGACGAGGGCGGCCCGGCGCTCCGCGCACTCGTGCCCTTTTATCCGATGATGGATCTCGTCGCGGTCGGCGACTATCCGAGCTATCGCGCCTTTGGCGACGGATCGTCTGGCCTGACGACACGCGATGTCGAATGGTTCGTCGACCTTTATTGCGCCCGCGAGCGCCGCCACGACGCCTATGCGTCTCCCGCCCTGGTCGAGGAACTCGCGGGGCTGCCACCGACCTATACGGTGCTGGCCGAGCGGGATGTGCTCCACGACGAGGGCCGTGCTTTCGCGATCCGTCTCGGCGATCTTGGCCGATCGTCGACGCTCGTCGAAGTTGCCGGCGTCAATCACGGTTTCCTGAGTACGGATCTGGGCCTCGACTCGGTCGATCTTGTCTTCGAGGGAATCCACGAATGGCTCGGCCGGCGCCTCGCCGACTGA